From Kineosporia succinea, the proteins below share one genomic window:
- the deoC gene encoding deoxyribose-phosphate aldolase yields MSITRESVAGLIDHTLLKPEATPDQVAALCREAAELNVFSVCVSPSQLPLPAGGLPSTIAVATVCGFPSGSHAASVKAAEAAQAVRDGATEVDMVINLGLAKSGDWDALTAEIAAVKKAVGSVLLKVIIESAALTDDEIVAACQASEAAGADYVKTSTGFHPAGGATAAAVRLMAATVGGRLGVKASGGIRTAAAATEMIEAGATRLGLSGSRAILEALSSGTEVTGPGGSY; encoded by the coding sequence ATGAGCATCACCCGTGAGTCCGTGGCCGGCCTGATCGACCACACCCTGCTCAAGCCCGAGGCCACGCCCGACCAGGTCGCGGCCCTGTGCCGGGAAGCCGCCGAGCTGAACGTGTTCTCGGTCTGTGTCTCGCCCTCCCAGTTGCCGCTGCCCGCCGGCGGCCTGCCCTCGACGATCGCTGTGGCCACCGTCTGCGGCTTCCCCTCCGGATCGCACGCGGCCTCGGTCAAGGCGGCCGAAGCTGCCCAGGCCGTGCGTGACGGGGCCACCGAGGTCGACATGGTGATCAATCTCGGTCTCGCCAAGAGCGGTGACTGGGATGCTCTGACGGCCGAGATCGCCGCGGTGAAGAAGGCCGTCGGATCCGTGCTGCTGAAGGTCATCATCGAGAGCGCGGCCCTGACCGACGACGAGATCGTGGCGGCGTGCCAGGCCTCCGAGGCCGCGGGTGCCGACTACGTGAAGACGTCGACGGGGTTCCACCCGGCGGGCGGGGCCACAGCTGCGGCAGTGCGGCTGATGGCCGCGACCGTCGGCGGTCGGCTCGGGGTCAAGGCCAGCGGCGGGATCCGTACCGCTGCCGCCGCGACCGAGATGATCGAGGCCGGTGCCACGCGGCTCGGGCTGTCGGGGAGCCGGGCCATCCTCGAGGCGCTGTCCTCGGGCACCGAGGTCACCGGTCCGGGCGGAAGCTACTGA
- a CDS encoding MarR family winged helix-turn-helix transcriptional regulator, translating into METTPGGWSGGDPDAFMAMTLTRTALAMRKTFVAALAPFDLPAPQFSVLMNLVQNPGCSQADLARVVLATPQSVGELLRQMEHQGRVERTPPSGRGRASAVYATPAGTALLDEVTPHVLAAFSPQALGLDRQTHDRINAELHTMLRALTS; encoded by the coding sequence ATGGAAACGACGCCAGGCGGCTGGAGCGGTGGCGACCCCGACGCCTTCATGGCCATGACCCTGACCCGCACCGCTCTGGCCATGCGCAAGACGTTCGTCGCCGCGCTGGCTCCCTTCGACCTGCCCGCACCCCAGTTCAGCGTGCTGATGAACCTGGTCCAGAATCCGGGCTGCAGCCAGGCCGACCTGGCCCGGGTCGTGCTGGCCACTCCCCAGTCGGTGGGTGAGCTCCTACGGCAGATGGAGCACCAGGGCCGGGTCGAGCGCACACCGCCCAGCGGTCGCGGCCGGGCCTCGGCGGTCTACGCCACCCCCGCCGGCACGGCGCTGCTGGACGAGGTGACCCCGCACGTGCTGGCCGCTTTCAGCCCGCAGGCCCTCGGCCTGGACCGGCAGACCCACGACCGGATCAATGCGGAACTGCACACCATGCTGCGTGCGCTCACCTCCTGA
- a CDS encoding MMPL family transporter, translated as MSRLTDTVLRHRLLVALVWLVVAVAGAATAATTVDRLSLEFQLPGRPAYEANQQILQQFGNGGLNDPLLLVVDGNEAATTASDVAAAARQALPGTRTVAPSDPGADVLNITADSAVSIVYPPITPGADPYATATPALEQVAADASGDGTDVTLTGFSILEAGGGDDRGLIVEVLLGGLGALVVLALVFGSLLAGLPLLVAAVSILGTFVALLGLTYLTDVSAVVEYLIALIGLGVAIDYSLLVVTRWREESAKGVSNDDAVRTAMATAGRSVVFSGVTVAVSLAALVLVPLPFLRSIGLGGLLIPLFSVAVSLTLVPALLSALGPKLNWPRRKPAVTRSRMWAALAGAVLRRRRLTAVGSIIVLLALAAPALTLTLGTAQLSGIASTSPSSQALTEAVSQGLPPGVVRPTEILIPQDQADQALERLLTLHGVAAAVAPTTTGWSAGGRSLIQVWTDTDPAGDTGRATVEDIRATASTFTDARVGGTPAEDADFISAVYGNAAWVVLAVAVVTFLLLARALRSLWLPVKALALNVLSIGAAYGVTVLIWQDGYGSDLLFGQSASGAVTIWVPIAAFAFLFGLSMDYEVFILSRMREEYDALTAPGASPTLDERTATDRAVVEGIANTGRLVTSAALILFFAFVALSTVPALEVKVLATALALGIAIDAVLVRGLLAPALVGVLGRANWTTPRWLQRTLRLPGTAAIRPGRDGGTAPEPPAATDGHHD; from the coding sequence ATGAGCCGACTGACCGACACGGTGCTGCGCCACCGGCTGCTCGTCGCCCTGGTCTGGCTGGTGGTCGCCGTCGCGGGCGCGGCCACCGCGGCCACCACCGTCGACCGCCTCTCCCTGGAGTTCCAGCTGCCGGGCCGGCCCGCGTACGAGGCCAACCAGCAGATCCTGCAGCAGTTCGGCAACGGCGGGCTCAACGACCCGCTGCTGCTGGTCGTCGACGGAAACGAGGCGGCCACCACGGCGAGCGACGTGGCGGCCGCGGCCCGTCAGGCACTGCCCGGAACCCGGACCGTCGCGCCCTCCGACCCCGGCGCCGACGTCCTGAACATCACCGCGGACAGCGCGGTGAGCATCGTCTACCCACCGATCACCCCCGGCGCCGACCCGTACGCCACCGCGACACCGGCCCTGGAACAAGTGGCCGCCGACGCCTCCGGCGACGGTACCGACGTCACCCTCACCGGCTTCAGCATCCTCGAGGCAGGCGGGGGCGACGACCGCGGCCTGATCGTCGAGGTGCTCCTGGGCGGGCTCGGTGCCCTCGTCGTGCTGGCCCTGGTGTTCGGCTCCCTGCTGGCCGGGCTGCCCCTGCTGGTCGCCGCCGTCTCCATCCTCGGGACGTTCGTGGCCCTGCTCGGGCTGACCTACCTGACCGATGTCTCGGCCGTGGTCGAGTACCTGATCGCCCTCATCGGACTCGGCGTCGCCATCGACTACTCGCTCCTGGTCGTGACCCGCTGGCGCGAGGAGAGCGCCAAGGGCGTCAGCAACGACGACGCCGTCCGCACCGCCATGGCCACCGCCGGACGCTCGGTGGTGTTCAGCGGCGTCACCGTAGCGGTTTCCCTGGCCGCCCTGGTCCTGGTGCCGCTCCCGTTCCTGCGCAGCATCGGGCTGGGCGGCCTGCTCATCCCCCTGTTCAGCGTCGCCGTCTCCCTGACCCTGGTCCCGGCCCTGCTCAGTGCCCTCGGGCCGAAACTGAACTGGCCACGCCGCAAACCGGCCGTGACGCGCAGCCGGATGTGGGCCGCTCTGGCCGGCGCGGTGCTGCGCCGACGCCGGCTCACCGCCGTCGGCTCGATCATCGTGCTGCTGGCCCTGGCCGCACCCGCACTGACGCTGACGCTCGGCACGGCCCAGCTCAGCGGAATCGCCTCCACCTCGCCGTCGTCACAGGCCCTCACCGAAGCCGTTTCCCAAGGCCTGCCACCGGGCGTGGTGCGCCCCACCGAGATCCTGATCCCCCAGGACCAGGCCGACCAGGCCCTCGAGCGCCTGCTCACGCTGCACGGGGTCGCGGCCGCCGTCGCCCCCACCACCACCGGCTGGAGTGCCGGCGGCCGATCCCTGATCCAGGTCTGGACCGACACCGACCCGGCCGGTGACACCGGCCGGGCCACCGTCGAGGACATCCGGGCCACCGCGAGCACGTTCACCGACGCGCGGGTGGGCGGCACCCCCGCCGAGGACGCCGACTTCATCTCCGCCGTCTACGGCAACGCCGCGTGGGTCGTGCTCGCCGTGGCCGTCGTGACGTTCCTGCTCCTGGCCCGGGCCCTGCGCTCGCTGTGGCTGCCGGTCAAAGCCCTGGCCCTGAACGTGCTCTCGATCGGCGCGGCCTACGGCGTCACCGTCCTGATCTGGCAGGACGGATACGGCTCGGACCTGCTGTTCGGCCAGTCCGCTTCCGGCGCCGTGACCATCTGGGTGCCGATCGCGGCCTTCGCGTTCCTGTTCGGCCTCTCCATGGACTACGAGGTCTTCATCCTGTCCCGCATGCGCGAGGAGTACGACGCACTCACCGCGCCGGGGGCGTCACCCACCCTGGACGAGCGCACCGCCACCGACCGAGCCGTGGTCGAGGGCATCGCCAACACCGGCCGGCTGGTCACCTCCGCCGCCCTGATCCTGTTCTTCGCGTTCGTCGCGCTGTCCACCGTGCCCGCGCTGGAAGTGAAGGTCCTGGCCACCGCCCTCGCGCTCGGGATCGCGATCGACGCGGTCCTGGTGCGGGGGCTCCTCGCCCCGGCCCTGGTCGGGGTGCTCGGACGGGCCAACTGGACGACGCCCCGATGGCTGCAGCGAACCCTGCGCCTGCCCGGGACGGCAGCGATCCGGCCCGGGCGCGACGGCGGCACCGCACCGGAGCCTCCCGCCGCCACTGACGGGCACCACGACTGA